The DNA region AGTATCGTCAGATCCTGCTGCACAAAGCCTGCAAGGTCTTATTAACAGCCACGAAGCAGCTCTAGCAGCAGCTGGTGTCGATACTGAAACCGTTATTTATACATCGAGCTTTACAACACAGTCGACTGCTGATGCGTTCCATATGGTGAAAACTATGATGGCTGCTCAGTTTTCTGCGACAGCTGCTGCTGGTACACCATCTCCAGCGTTGGGCGTTATGCCATTAGGCTACAATGCGGCTCAAGCATTAGTGCAAGCGGGAGCGTTACCAAACGATCCAACCAATCCAGCTTATGCGGTCTCAAGCACTGCGCAAGTCTACGGCGGTCAAGTCACTCTGCCTTACTTCTCGCCGTTACCAACCACTGAAAATCCAACGGCGCCTTTATCTGGTCGCTGGATGGCAAAGTGTGACAGCGGCGTATCTGTACTCGGCGCTATTCAGGCGGGCGCTATTGACCCGATGAATACCCCATCAATTGACCCGACATGGTTGAGCGGTGGTGCAGCAACCTTTATTCCTGCGTGGGTTCAAGCTTGTTTACAAGCGAGCACGCCAGAAGCTGTTGCTGCAATGGACTTCCCAGGTGTTGACGAAGAACGTCACGTGACTAAATACAACCCAGTACCAGCGGTGCAGGGTAATGTCACTGTCAACGCTGTGATGACCGTGCCAGATTTGGCAACGGTTAACGCGGTACGTGGCGCGCAAGGTCTTGATCCAATCACTATGCCTGCTGATGGCTGGCCGGTGGCGATTTTCCAACACGGTATTACTGCTTATAAAGAGACCGTTTTATCGCTGGCTGGTATGATGGCCTTGAATGGTGTAGCTACTGTTGCGATTGACCATCCATTGCACGGCGACCGTGGTTTCGGTGCTATCAATGCAACTTCAGGTAAAGGCCCAGCTACGGCTTACATGAACTTGGGTAGCCTGTTGACCACACGTGATAATTTACGTCAATCAGTGTCTGACTTACTTGGTTTACGTTTGAGTTTAAATGCAACGAATGCACCAATTGATTCAGGCCGTGTTTATTTTGCAGGCCACTCATTAGGTGCTATCGCTGGTACTGCTTTCAGTGCTGTGGCAAACACACCAATGACTGGCGCACTTGAAGCAGCTACGCCGTTGTTTGCGGTAAGCGGTAGCTCGTTGATGGCGCCAGGCGGCAGCATTGCAAACTTCTTGTTGGCATCGAATAGCTTTGGCCCAGTAATTAAGAGCCAATTGTTGTATGCACAAAGTGCTGATTTCGCCGCGGCGGTTAATGCGACTGCTGAAGCGCAAGGTGTTGCACCAACCGACCCTGAGTTCCAAGGTTTGTTGATTCAAGTGTACGACCAGTTCTGGGCAAGCTTGAGTGCGGCTGAGCAAGCAGGCATTAATGCTGTATTTGAGCAGTTTGCGTTCGCGGCACAAACTGTTGTCGATTCAGCTGACCCAATTAACTACGCCTCAACGGTAGTAGCAACTGAAACACCGATTCACTTGATTGAAGTTGTGGGTGATGGTGCTGAAAATCTACCAGACCAAGTCATTCCGAATGCGGTACAAGGCAAGCCACTGGCTGGTACTGAACCGTTGATTACTGCACTTGGTTTAGAAGCTGTTGCCGAAACATTAGTGACTGTAGACGGTACGCCGGTATCAGGTGCAGTTCGTTTCACCGCGGGCAGCCATGGTTCAATTGTTGACCCATCAGCGTCACCTGCCGCAACTCAAGAAATGCAAACGCAAACAGCGGTTTGGTTCAGCACAGATAACACGGTTATCCCTGTTCAAAACCCAGATGTTGTGCAACCATAAGCAACATCGATGCGAAATTAAAAAGGCCGCTTCGTCGGCCTTTTTTTATGGAGAAAACAAATGTGGGATATAGCGCAAGAGTTAATTGTCTTCGTACTAAAAGCCGCCATCATTGTGTTTGCTATTATGATGGTCGCCGGTGTAATGACACAGGTCGCGCAGCGACAAAAAGGCAAGAAAGGTGAACTCGTTGTTGATCGTTTATCGGATGACTTACGAGATGGTGTGCACCGATTGAAACTTGAGCTGCTTGACAAAAAACATCGTAAAAAAGCGCAGAAGGCATTAAAGAAACAGAAAAAAGAAGAGAAAGACGGCGAGCCGCGTAAACGCATTTTTGTTGTGGATTTCAAAGGAAGTATGGATGCACATGAAGTGGATGCTTTGCGTCGTGAGGTGAATGCGATTGTAGCGGTGGCTGAGCCGGGTGAACAGGTAATGGTTCGTCTTGAGAGCCCTGGTGGCGTGGTTCACGGTTATGGTCTCGGTGCCGCTCAGTTACAGCGCTTACGAGATGCTGAGCTTGAACTCATTGTAAGTGTCGATAAAGTGGCCGCCAGCGGCGGTTATATGATGGCGTCGGTTGCCAACCATATCCAAGCCGCTCCATTCGCGATTATTGGCTCGATTGGCGTGCTCGCTCAGTTACCTAATTTTCACCGATGGTTGAAAAAACATGAAGTCGATTTTGAACAGGTGACTGCGGGCGAATACAAACGTACGCTAACGATGTTCGGTGAAAACACCGAAGACGGACGTCGTAAGTTCAAACAAGATCTTGAAAATATCCATGAACAATTTAAAGAGCATATTCGTAAGTATCGTCCAGAGCTCGATTTTGACAAAGTAGCGACCGGTGAGTATTGGACGGCACAAGAGGCACTCAACTACGGGTTAGTGGATTCATTGACGACCAGTGATGCGTGGTTGCTCGAGCGACGTGAGAGCCATGATATGTTCTTAGTGCGTTACGTGGTGAAAAAGAATATTGGCGAACGTGTTGGTCGTAATGTGTCGGCAGTGTTATATGCCGTGAAGAACTTTCTGAGTAAAAATTAATCTTAGTAACCATGTTGTACGGGTAAAGTTCGAAGTGAGGGTTACCATGAGCGATG from Pseudidiomarina andamanensis includes:
- a CDS encoding VolA/Pla-1 family phospholipase, producing MKKLLLVTAIGSALSLVGCGSGEDAPESVKTEYQVAATRAVFDPSNGQVPVPSNILLGGTVDGTLNIPVADPTDGGNPQVAINGLDGWGTHSTLTFSFSLPVDENGDQVTVDSASLEAAGSIRVFETIMGGSDVSASCAAAPSPAVTCAVAAELVHGEDFIVRATGPSGVAIIPLKPFKAKTGYMAVLTTNIQDSMGRSVKPSQTYGLMKRPVSTDPVSSDPAAQSLQGLINSHEAALAAAGVDTETVIYTSSFTTQSTADAFHMVKTMMAAQFSATAAAGTPSPALGVMPLGYNAAQALVQAGALPNDPTNPAYAVSSTAQVYGGQVTLPYFSPLPTTENPTAPLSGRWMAKCDSGVSVLGAIQAGAIDPMNTPSIDPTWLSGGAATFIPAWVQACLQASTPEAVAAMDFPGVDEERHVTKYNPVPAVQGNVTVNAVMTVPDLATVNAVRGAQGLDPITMPADGWPVAIFQHGITAYKETVLSLAGMMALNGVATVAIDHPLHGDRGFGAINATSGKGPATAYMNLGSLLTTRDNLRQSVSDLLGLRLSLNATNAPIDSGRVYFAGHSLGAIAGTAFSAVANTPMTGALEAATPLFAVSGSSLMAPGGSIANFLLASNSFGPVIKSQLLYAQSADFAAAVNATAEAQGVAPTDPEFQGLLIQVYDQFWASLSAAEQAGINAVFEQFAFAAQTVVDSADPINYASTVVATETPIHLIEVVGDGAENLPDQVIPNAVQGKPLAGTEPLITALGLEAVAETLVTVDGTPVSGAVRFTAGSHGSIVDPSASPAATQEMQTQTAVWFSTDNTVIPVQNPDVVQP
- the sohB gene encoding protease SohB: MWDIAQELIVFVLKAAIIVFAIMMVAGVMTQVAQRQKGKKGELVVDRLSDDLRDGVHRLKLELLDKKHRKKAQKALKKQKKEEKDGEPRKRIFVVDFKGSMDAHEVDALRREVNAIVAVAEPGEQVMVRLESPGGVVHGYGLGAAQLQRLRDAELELIVSVDKVAASGGYMMASVANHIQAAPFAIIGSIGVLAQLPNFHRWLKKHEVDFEQVTAGEYKRTLTMFGENTEDGRRKFKQDLENIHEQFKEHIRKYRPELDFDKVATGEYWTAQEALNYGLVDSLTTSDAWLLERRESHDMFLVRYVVKKNIGERVGRNVSAVLYAVKNFLSKN